A genomic window from Polyangium spumosum includes:
- a CDS encoding FHA domain-containing protein gives MNCPRCGAPATPADKFCAICASPLGPPGPGAFGPPPPPPAFGQQGYGPPPAPPQQGGFGPPPEAAGFGAPPPAPPGFGGGFGPPPAANPGAFGPPPAPAFGAPPPAPPGFGPPPPAPAFGPPPSPAGFGPPPPAPAGFGPPPEPPSPAGGFGPPPPPPAGFGLPPEPPSPPKGFGLPPAPPGFGPPPPAPAGFGPPPEPPPSPGGFGPPPPAPAGFGPPPGPPAGFGPPPAPPGFGPPPAPPGFGPPPPEPAAAGGYPPPPRPFGPPPLADKPEGYAPPPMPEGGFDLREPPRAKPNASTAVPGNPPPMPGRQAGTPSPEGRRALAGFLVSYQDDPLGKFWPLWQGKNAVGRADTGQKVDVEIAHGTTSTHHATIDCEGGRFILSDLGSTNGTFHNEEAIGFKGRRELRDGDKIRFGGFSVITIIVTART, from the coding sequence ATGAACTGCCCGCGTTGCGGCGCGCCTGCCACACCCGCCGACAAGTTCTGCGCGATCTGCGCCTCTCCGCTCGGGCCCCCGGGGCCCGGTGCCTTTGGTCCTCCTCCGCCCCCTCCCGCGTTCGGGCAACAGGGCTACGGTCCCCCGCCGGCTCCCCCGCAGCAGGGGGGCTTCGGGCCGCCCCCGGAGGCTGCGGGCTTCGGGGCGCCCCCGCCGGCTCCGCCCGGCTTCGGAGGCGGCTTCGGACCGCCGCCCGCGGCAAACCCCGGCGCGTTCGGGCCTCCGCCCGCCCCCGCGTTCGGCGCACCCCCGCCGGCTCCGCCCGGCTTCGGCCCGCCGCCCCCGGCCCCCGCGTTCGGGCCTCCTCCCAGCCCGGCCGGCTTCGGCCCGCCGCCTCCGGCGCCGGCAGGCTTCGGCCCGCCGCCCGAGCCACCCTCGCCCGCGGGAGGGTTTGGCCCGCCGCCCCCGCCCCCGGCGGGCTTCGGGCTGCCGCCCGAGCCGCCCTCGCCGCCCAAGGGGTTCGGTTTGCCGCCTGCGCCGCCCGGCTTTGGTCCGCCCCCGCCGGCCCCGGCAGGGTTTGGCCCGCCTCCCGAGCCGCCTCCCTCGCCCGGGGGGTTCGGCCCGCCGCCTCCCGCGCCGGCCGGCTTTGGCCCGCCGCCTGGGCCGCCCGCCGGTTTTGGTCCGCCGCCTGCGCCGCCCGGCTTTGGTCCGCCGCCTGCGCCGCCCGGCTTCGGGCCGCCCCCGCCGGAGCCCGCGGCCGCGGGTGGGTATCCGCCGCCGCCTCGGCCGTTCGGGCCGCCGCCGCTCGCGGACAAACCCGAGGGGTACGCGCCGCCGCCGATGCCCGAAGGTGGCTTCGATCTCCGGGAGCCGCCGCGCGCGAAGCCGAACGCCTCGACCGCGGTGCCGGGCAATCCTCCGCCGATGCCTGGTCGGCAAGCAGGCACGCCGAGCCCCGAGGGTCGCCGCGCGCTCGCGGGCTTCCTGGTGAGCTATCAGGACGATCCGCTCGGCAAGTTCTGGCCGCTCTGGCAGGGCAAGAACGCGGTGGGTCGCGCGGACACGGGTCAGAAGGTCGACGTGGAGATCGCGCACGGCACGACGTCCACGCATCACGCGACGATCGACTGCGAAGGTGGGAGGTTCATCCTGAGTGATCTCGGCTCGACGAACGGCACCTTCCACAACGAGGAAGCCATCGGCTTCAAGGGCAGGCGCGAGCTGCGTGACGGCGACAAGATCCGCTTCGGCGGCTTCAGCGTCATCACCATCATCGTGACCGCTCGGACCTAG
- the rplS gene encoding 50S ribosomal protein L19, with product MLTSNVLAKIETPQLRQGLPEFRVGDTVRVHYRIVEGEKERIQVFQGVVLKQHRAGARSTFTVRKVSFNVGVERIFPMHSPRIDKIEVVSRGVVRRSRLFYLRSLAGKAARVRDAKDG from the coding sequence ATGCTCACCTCGAACGTACTTGCGAAGATCGAAACCCCGCAGCTCCGCCAGGGGCTCCCGGAGTTCCGCGTCGGCGACACCGTGCGGGTCCACTACCGCATCGTCGAGGGCGAGAAGGAGCGTATCCAGGTCTTCCAGGGCGTCGTCCTGAAGCAACATCGGGCCGGTGCGCGCAGCACCTTCACGGTCCGCAAGGTGAGCTTCAACGTGGGCGTGGAGCGCATCTTCCCGATGCACAGCCCCCGTATCGACAAGATCGAGGTGGTCTCGCGCGGCGTCGTTCGTCGTTCGCGCCTGTTCTACCTCCGCTCGCTGGCCGGCAAGGCCGCCCGCGTGCGCGACGCCAAGGACGGCTGA
- a CDS encoding protein jag, with product MSVDNGAPGKTSVNAEGTRQDDERDERGDEARAPFEEDGRADQALDFVIDTLAAMGMDCTVDLLENEPEDPPEEIRLEIEGRDAGRIIGKKGQTLAALQFLANRVINRPGKQRRHVIIDAEGYRARREETLTSMARRLGKQAVEEGKIITFEPMNPQDRRVVHLALAKFPGVVTKSDGEGDARRVQIIPVRR from the coding sequence GTGTCCGTGGATAATGGAGCTCCCGGGAAGACCAGCGTGAACGCCGAAGGCACCCGGCAGGACGACGAGCGCGACGAGCGCGGCGACGAGGCGAGAGCCCCGTTCGAGGAGGATGGTCGCGCCGATCAAGCGCTCGACTTCGTCATCGATACGCTCGCGGCGATGGGCATGGACTGCACCGTGGACCTGCTCGAGAACGAGCCGGAGGATCCGCCCGAGGAGATCCGGCTGGAGATCGAGGGCAGGGACGCCGGCCGCATCATCGGCAAGAAGGGCCAGACGCTCGCCGCGCTGCAGTTCCTCGCGAACCGCGTGATCAACCGGCCCGGCAAGCAGCGCCGCCACGTGATCATCGACGCCGAGGGCTACCGGGCGCGCCGCGAGGAGACGCTCACCTCGATGGCCCGTCGCCTCGGCAAGCAGGCCGTCGAGGAGGGCAAGATCATCACGTTCGAACCGATGAACCCGCAGGATCGCCGCGTCGTCCACCTCGCCCTCGCCAAGTTCCCCGGCGTGGTCACGAAGAGCGACGGCGAGGGCGACGCCCGCCGCGTGCAGATCATCCCCGTCCGCCGTTAG
- the yidC gene encoding membrane protein insertase YidC, translating into MERGKIAQWVLIGIAAILFWQFGGNLFGGGDADVQPNTFYDLPAADAQRAPEETCTITGPRFEAELSSHGASLRHLRLTDQAKYSKNGQPIDLVTTSREWRSPLRTNFHLPGVDKQQVAVDNLDWKITAQDGKSCTFVHEGPSAKITKIVRETGKPFELEMAVEVQNLAAEPLKHRLTVEQTSWRTSKEVEGSLGRISEHMTDVLAVTTEKVDRLHADAFEPKDFKDPEFTTELWRRSPGAAKYVGVSSVYFTKTAIPVEGPTPFAETQIEEDWDRATFSAANRKKDEKNHGHVYRARLAYPEVELAPQATQTYKVLSYAGPKEREVLAAVGPGITEVIDLGTFSPIAKVLVGYLKFLYKAVGSWGFAIALLTITVRMLLFPLSISQIKSSAAMRRLKPEMDELNARYKDDPAQRGLALQELWRKHGVTNPVLGCIPVLLQMPVWFALYQALQTAVELYHVPFLSARIIPDLSDKGEYFVIPAILGASSYFQQKLMPPQGDPMQQKMMQYVLPGIFVVMMLYLPAGLGVYMLTNTWLGIAQQVAVERYLSRKTQGPAGIEVREKPSKSSGDETKSAPALGKGKARVRG; encoded by the coding sequence ATGGAACGCGGCAAAATCGCTCAGTGGGTGCTCATCGGCATCGCTGCCATCTTGTTCTGGCAGTTCGGCGGCAACTTGTTCGGCGGCGGCGACGCAGACGTCCAGCCGAACACGTTTTACGACCTCCCGGCCGCCGATGCCCAGCGAGCTCCCGAAGAGACGTGCACCATCACCGGGCCCCGCTTCGAGGCCGAGCTGTCGTCGCACGGCGCATCACTTCGCCACCTGCGGCTCACCGATCAAGCGAAGTACTCGAAGAACGGGCAGCCGATCGATCTCGTGACGACCTCGCGAGAGTGGCGGAGCCCGCTCCGGACGAACTTCCACCTGCCCGGCGTCGACAAACAGCAGGTCGCCGTCGACAACCTCGACTGGAAGATCACCGCGCAGGACGGCAAGTCGTGCACGTTCGTCCACGAGGGTCCGAGCGCGAAGATCACGAAGATCGTGCGCGAGACGGGCAAACCCTTCGAGCTCGAGATGGCGGTCGAGGTGCAGAACCTCGCCGCCGAGCCGCTCAAGCATCGCCTCACGGTGGAGCAGACCTCGTGGCGCACCTCGAAAGAGGTCGAGGGCAGCCTGGGCCGCATCTCGGAGCACATGACGGACGTCCTCGCCGTCACGACCGAGAAGGTCGATCGCCTGCACGCCGACGCGTTCGAGCCGAAGGACTTCAAGGACCCGGAGTTCACGACCGAGCTCTGGCGGCGCAGCCCCGGCGCGGCGAAGTACGTCGGGGTGAGCAGCGTCTACTTCACGAAGACTGCGATCCCGGTCGAGGGCCCGACGCCGTTCGCGGAGACGCAGATCGAGGAGGACTGGGATCGCGCCACGTTCTCCGCCGCGAACCGCAAGAAGGACGAGAAGAACCACGGCCACGTCTACCGCGCGCGCCTCGCCTACCCCGAGGTCGAGCTCGCGCCGCAGGCGACGCAGACGTACAAGGTCCTGAGCTACGCGGGCCCGAAGGAGCGCGAGGTGCTCGCGGCCGTGGGCCCGGGCATCACCGAGGTGATCGATCTCGGCACGTTCTCGCCGATCGCGAAGGTCCTCGTTGGTTACCTCAAGTTCCTCTACAAGGCCGTCGGGAGCTGGGGCTTCGCGATCGCGCTGCTCACGATCACCGTGCGCATGTTGCTCTTCCCGCTCAGCATCTCGCAGATCAAGAGCAGCGCCGCGATGCGCCGGCTGAAGCCGGAGATGGACGAGCTCAACGCGCGCTACAAGGACGACCCTGCGCAGCGCGGGCTCGCGCTCCAGGAGCTCTGGCGCAAGCACGGCGTGACGAACCCGGTGCTCGGCTGCATCCCGGTGCTCTTGCAGATGCCCGTGTGGTTCGCGCTCTACCAGGCCCTGCAGACGGCGGTCGAGCTCTACCACGTGCCCTTCCTCTCGGCCCGGATCATCCCGGACCTCTCGGACAAGGGCGAATACTTCGTCATCCCCGCGATCCTCGGCGCGTCGAGCTACTTCCAGCAGAAGCTCATGCCGCCGCAGGGCGATCCGATGCAGCAGAAGATGATGCAGTACGTGCTGCCCGGCATCTTCGTGGTGATGATGCTCTACCTCCCCGCGGGCCTCGGCGTGTACATGCTGACCAACACGTGGCTCGGCATCGCCCAGCAGGTCGCGGTCGAGCGCTACCTGAGCCGCAAGACGCAGGGCCCCGCCGGCATCGAGGTGCGCGAGAAGCCCAGCAAATCTTCGGGCGACGAAACCAAGTCGGCGCCTGCTCTTGGAAAGGGAAAGGCACGTGTCCGTGGATAA
- the yidD gene encoding membrane protein insertion efficiency factor YidD → MLAKLLLLLIRVYQLTLSKVLLALFGPVCRFEPSCSRYAAACIAGHGALRGSLLSVKRLCKCHPFHPGGYDPPPPPRIGRSRTEEPARQGPDRSVEGDDLSSHDARLSPWSSGAIHEAG, encoded by the coding sequence ATGCTGGCCAAGCTCCTCCTCCTGCTGATCCGCGTCTACCAACTGACGCTCTCGAAGGTGCTGCTCGCGCTCTTCGGCCCTGTTTGTCGCTTCGAACCGTCCTGCTCGCGGTATGCCGCCGCGTGCATCGCGGGCCATGGAGCGCTGCGCGGGAGCTTGCTTTCAGTGAAGCGCCTGTGTAAGTGCCACCCGTTCCATCCGGGCGGCTACGATCCTCCGCCGCCTCCACGGATCGGCCGCTCGCGCACGGAAGAGCCCGCGCGGCAGGGCCCGGATCGGAGCGTGGAAGGAGACGACCTTTCTTCCCACGACGCTCGACTTTCGCCGTGGAGCAGTGGCGCGATCCATGAGGCTGGCTAG
- the rnpA gene encoding ribonuclease P protein component: MRFTRARRLRRRSEFLRVQEGGARVTTRHLLILIAPRPDDTTTRFGVVASRKVGCAVQRNRAKRLLREVFRKNAASFPPGVDVVVIVRPGVDELACAELEAEVQAVLPLVRKRAGGKPAGGPEKPPRRGP, encoded by the coding sequence TTGCGGTTCACGCGAGCGCGACGGTTACGGCGCCGCTCCGAGTTCCTGCGCGTGCAGGAGGGCGGCGCCCGCGTCACCACGCGCCACCTCCTGATCCTGATCGCCCCCCGCCCCGACGACACGACCACACGCTTCGGCGTGGTCGCGTCGCGGAAGGTGGGGTGCGCCGTGCAGCGCAACCGGGCGAAACGTCTTCTGCGTGAGGTCTTCCGCAAGAACGCGGCGTCGTTCCCGCCAGGCGTCGACGTCGTGGTGATCGTGCGTCCGGGCGTGGACGAGCTCGCTTGCGCGGAGCTCGAGGCCGAGGTCCAGGCGGTGCTCCCCCTCGTGCGCAAGCGCGCGGGCGGCAAGCCGGCAGGCGGCCCCGAGAAACCGCCCCGACGAGGGCCGTAA
- the rpmH gene encoding 50S ribosomal protein L34, whose amino-acid sequence MKRTFQPHNTRRARTHGFRARMATSGGRKVINNRRRKGRARLAPSIYKK is encoded by the coding sequence ATGAAGCGCACGTTCCAGCCCCACAACACCCGCCGCGCGCGTACGCACGGCTTCCGGGCGCGCATGGCCACGAGCGGTGGCCGCAAGGTCATCAACAACCGCCGGCGCAAGGGCCGCGCGCGCCTCGCCCCGTCGATTTACAAGAAGTAG
- a CDS encoding OmpA family protein translates to MAQSDHPRARSSAGDTATRGPEDERAQKPGRTSLLRRVASACSAAIAAAAVFLGAPAEAEAQQSTMYLDRLFIGGAPEDAIGLWRPHFNPQTRFFGQLGMGFALNPFRIENHQDDPRDAGLFSQRSSAPVGPQLISYLDVGIEVLERVSFQANLPIVLFQDGGTTYLASVSGSQTVSMRATAPMDMRLDARVLLWRNAARTFKLGLEGAVWLPTGDNDSFAGDSSASGGFQVAVEYDLKSFFIVANTGLQFRPPGGVNDFRSGSEWRWGFGGFLPLRGGALRLGAQIFGSTGIVGDTVFDVDNTPIEWMVEGRYAFDQKKRAWVGVGGGTRITPGYAPDFRAVATVGYAFPIKDTNPPSPSKRFKSGRWAEHGADTDKDGLPDDIDLCPTDPEDHKPPNTDDGCPQPPDRDGDGIPDNVDKCPDTPEDFDKVDDQDGCPEDDPDKDGIGDATDACPKEPGDANPDATKNGCPTFIRRVTGSNEIQILKKVEFATGKSTILQQSYPILDEVVRLLKVNPEIKHLAIEGHTDNRGSDELNEKLSTDRSNAVLDYLVKKGGIAPERLSATGFGPRRPIADNNTAAGRQTNRRVEFHIREKAADVPAPQ, encoded by the coding sequence ATGGCCCAGTCCGACCATCCCCGAGCCCGATCGTCCGCCGGTGACACCGCGACGCGAGGCCCCGAAGACGAGCGCGCGCAGAAGCCCGGTCGCACGTCTCTCCTGCGCCGCGTCGCTTCGGCTTGCTCGGCCGCCATCGCGGCTGCCGCCGTTTTCCTGGGCGCGCCCGCGGAAGCCGAGGCACAGCAGTCCACGATGTACCTCGATCGCCTCTTCATCGGAGGCGCGCCCGAGGACGCGATCGGGCTCTGGCGCCCGCACTTCAACCCGCAGACGCGGTTCTTCGGCCAGCTCGGCATGGGCTTCGCGCTGAACCCGTTCCGCATCGAGAACCATCAGGACGATCCGCGAGACGCCGGCCTCTTCAGCCAGCGCAGCAGCGCGCCCGTCGGCCCGCAGCTCATCAGCTACCTCGACGTCGGCATCGAGGTCCTCGAGCGCGTATCGTTCCAGGCGAACTTGCCGATCGTGCTCTTCCAGGACGGCGGCACGACGTACCTCGCGAGCGTCTCCGGATCGCAGACCGTCAGCATGCGGGCGACGGCGCCGATGGACATGCGCCTCGACGCGCGCGTGCTCCTGTGGAGGAACGCCGCGCGCACCTTCAAGCTCGGCCTCGAAGGCGCGGTCTGGCTCCCGACGGGTGACAACGACTCGTTCGCCGGCGACTCGAGCGCGAGCGGCGGCTTCCAGGTCGCGGTCGAGTACGACCTCAAGAGCTTCTTCATCGTGGCCAACACGGGCCTGCAGTTCCGGCCCCCGGGCGGCGTGAACGACTTCCGATCCGGCTCCGAGTGGCGCTGGGGCTTCGGCGGCTTCCTGCCGCTGCGCGGCGGCGCGCTCCGCCTCGGCGCGCAGATCTTCGGCTCCACGGGCATCGTCGGCGACACGGTCTTCGACGTCGACAACACCCCGATCGAGTGGATGGTCGAGGGTCGTTACGCGTTCGATCAGAAGAAACGCGCGTGGGTCGGCGTCGGCGGCGGCACGCGCATCACGCCCGGATACGCGCCGGATTTCCGCGCCGTCGCGACGGTCGGTTACGCGTTCCCGATCAAGGACACGAACCCGCCCTCGCCGAGCAAGCGCTTCAAGAGCGGGCGCTGGGCCGAGCACGGCGCGGACACGGACAAGGACGGGCTCCCGGACGACATCGATCTGTGCCCGACGGACCCCGAGGATCACAAGCCGCCGAACACGGACGACGGCTGCCCGCAGCCGCCCGATCGTGACGGCGACGGCATCCCCGACAACGTCGACAAGTGCCCCGACACGCCCGAGGACTTCGACAAGGTCGACGATCAGGACGGCTGCCCCGAGGACGATCCCGACAAGGACGGCATCGGCGACGCGACCGACGCCTGCCCGAAGGAGCCCGGCGACGCGAACCCCGATGCCACGAAGAACGGCTGCCCGACCTTCATCCGCAGGGTCACCGGCTCGAACGAGATCCAGATCCTGAAGAAGGTCGAGTTCGCCACGGGCAAGTCGACGATCCTGCAGCAGAGCTACCCGATCCTCGACGAGGTCGTGCGCCTCTTGAAGGTGAACCCCGAGATCAAGCACCTCGCGATCGAGGGCCACACCGACAACCGCGGCTCCGACGAGCTCAACGAGAAGCTCTCGACCGATCGCTCGAACGCCGTCCTCGACTACCTCGTCAAGAAGGGCGGCATCGCGCCGGAGCGGTTGAGCGCCACCGGCTTCGGTCCACGCCGGCCCATCGCCGACAACAACACGGCCGCCGGAAGGCAGACCAACCGGCGCGTCGAGTTCCACATCCGCGAGAAGGCGGCGGATGTACCGGCGCCGCAATGA
- a CDS encoding PEGA domain-containing protein produces MMKLASALFFALALVPGAALAEVTRAEPAAKPDAAPPKGFVTVACNPGCEGVLVDGRSLGPSPVVRAELPAGTHKLTLRRKGYPEKKVDVVVKAGATALVDVKLVQQAAPPKEPPSDIAARVAARKIKADGFLSVVCDPACDQVIVDGKRKLGPAPHTNVSFPGGQHEIRIQRKGAPDKVMVVNLVPGQTTAFRVAMHTEAERAVVPAKASAEPKAKPKR; encoded by the coding sequence ATGATGAAGCTCGCCTCCGCCCTCTTCTTCGCCCTCGCCCTCGTGCCCGGCGCGGCGCTCGCCGAGGTGACGCGCGCCGAGCCCGCCGCGAAGCCGGACGCCGCGCCGCCGAAGGGCTTCGTCACCGTCGCTTGCAACCCGGGCTGCGAGGGTGTGCTCGTCGACGGCCGCTCGCTCGGGCCTTCCCCGGTCGTGCGCGCGGAGTTGCCCGCGGGGACCCACAAGCTCACGCTGCGCCGCAAGGGTTACCCGGAGAAGAAGGTCGACGTCGTGGTGAAGGCGGGCGCGACGGCGCTCGTCGACGTCAAGCTCGTCCAGCAAGCCGCGCCGCCGAAGGAGCCGCCGTCCGACATCGCGGCGCGCGTCGCGGCCCGGAAGATCAAGGCCGACGGCTTCCTCTCGGTCGTCTGCGATCCGGCCTGTGATCAGGTCATCGTCGACGGCAAGCGCAAGCTCGGCCCCGCGCCGCACACGAACGTGTCGTTCCCCGGCGGCCAGCACGAGATCAGGATCCAGCGCAAGGGCGCGCCCGACAAGGTGATGGTCGTGAACCTCGTCCCCGGACAAACCACGGCCTTCCGGGTCGCGATGCACACCGAGGCCGAGCGCGCCGTCGTGCCCGCGAAGGCCTCTGCCGAGCCGAAGGCGAAGCCGAAGCGCTGA
- a CDS encoding thioredoxin domain-containing protein, protein MSAHENRLAKEKSPYLLQHARNPVDWYPWGAEALERAKQEDKPILLSIGYAACHWCHVMERESFENDSIAARMNELFVNVKVDREERPDLDQVYQLVVQLMGRSGGWPLTVFLTPDQKPFFAGTYFPPADKYGVPGFPAILEAVADAYKRRRGEVLAQAGEITQEIERVGALPPGEGAIGQDLLRKACRRLLARFDSHNGGFGSRPKFPNTMSLDLLLMRGALEGDAVSKESVELALDKMQKGGIWDHLRGGFHRYSTDARWLVPHFEKMLYDNALLLRLYVDGHRALGDARFAETARALVAYLFAEMRDASGAFYATQDADSEGQEGKFFVWKLGDLRAAVGDDHEAYEVARVYFGITEEGNFEETGATVLSEVRSIERAAAIVDLDADVARRALERARAKMLAAREQRPRPTRDDKILASWNALMIGALAEAGRALDEPAWIGAAKAAFAAIEKRLVRSGRVRRYFMPGEDEAPEARRGFLDDQAYVASAALDLYEATGDPRYVAVAREIADAMLEHHEDTREGGFFFAPDDGDALIARTKDVFDQAVPSGASMAAKLCLRLGEIADETYAEHGRRQIEPVGPTAIDNPLGLGKAVAVLDRLVRGTVDVVLVGDPSGERAQTLAAAVFRRYLPHRNVVWVDPRRPETAEAVKVLAEGKGARGDDTVAYVCRNRTCSAPVSDVTALEGLLDRK, encoded by the coding sequence ATGAGCGCCCACGAAAACAGGCTCGCGAAGGAGAAGTCGCCGTACCTCCTGCAGCACGCGCGAAACCCGGTCGACTGGTACCCGTGGGGCGCCGAGGCGCTCGAACGAGCGAAGCAGGAGGACAAACCCATCCTGCTCTCGATCGGCTACGCCGCCTGCCACTGGTGCCACGTGATGGAGCGCGAGTCGTTCGAGAACGACTCGATCGCGGCGCGCATGAACGAGCTCTTCGTGAACGTGAAGGTCGATCGCGAGGAGCGGCCCGATCTCGATCAGGTCTACCAGCTCGTCGTGCAGCTCATGGGCCGGAGCGGCGGCTGGCCGCTCACGGTGTTCCTGACGCCGGATCAAAAGCCGTTCTTCGCCGGGACGTACTTCCCGCCGGCCGACAAGTACGGCGTGCCCGGCTTCCCCGCGATCCTCGAGGCGGTCGCGGACGCGTACAAGCGGAGGCGCGGCGAGGTGCTCGCGCAGGCCGGCGAGATCACGCAGGAGATCGAGCGCGTGGGCGCGCTGCCGCCGGGCGAGGGCGCGATCGGGCAGGACCTCTTGCGCAAGGCATGCCGGCGCCTGCTCGCGCGCTTCGACAGCCACAACGGCGGCTTCGGCTCGCGGCCCAAGTTCCCGAACACGATGTCGCTCGACCTCCTGCTCATGCGCGGCGCGCTCGAGGGCGACGCGGTGTCGAAGGAGAGCGTGGAGCTCGCGCTCGACAAGATGCAGAAGGGCGGGATCTGGGATCACCTGCGCGGCGGCTTCCACCGCTACTCGACCGACGCGCGCTGGCTCGTGCCGCACTTCGAGAAGATGCTCTACGACAACGCGCTCCTGCTCCGGCTCTACGTCGACGGCCACCGCGCGCTCGGCGACGCGCGCTTCGCGGAGACGGCGCGCGCGCTCGTCGCGTACCTCTTCGCCGAGATGCGCGACGCGTCGGGCGCGTTTTACGCGACACAAGATGCGGACTCCGAGGGCCAGGAAGGGAAGTTCTTCGTGTGGAAGCTCGGCGATCTGCGCGCGGCCGTGGGCGACGATCACGAGGCGTACGAGGTCGCGCGGGTCTACTTCGGCATCACGGAAGAAGGCAATTTCGAGGAGACGGGCGCGACGGTGCTCTCGGAGGTGCGCTCGATCGAACGCGCGGCGGCGATCGTGGATCTCGACGCCGACGTGGCGAGGCGCGCGCTCGAACGAGCGAGGGCGAAGATGCTCGCGGCGCGGGAGCAGCGCCCGCGGCCGACACGCGACGACAAGATCCTCGCGAGCTGGAACGCGCTCATGATCGGCGCGCTCGCCGAGGCCGGTCGTGCGCTCGACGAGCCCGCGTGGATCGGCGCGGCGAAGGCCGCGTTCGCGGCGATCGAGAAGCGCCTCGTGCGGAGCGGCCGCGTGCGCCGGTACTTCATGCCGGGCGAGGATGAGGCGCCGGAGGCGAGGCGCGGCTTCCTCGACGATCAAGCCTACGTCGCGAGCGCCGCGCTCGACCTCTACGAGGCCACGGGAGACCCGCGGTACGTGGCCGTCGCGCGCGAGATCGCCGACGCGATGCTCGAGCACCACGAGGACACACGCGAGGGCGGCTTCTTCTTCGCGCCCGACGACGGCGACGCGCTCATCGCACGCACGAAGGACGTCTTCGATCAGGCCGTGCCGTCCGGCGCCTCGATGGCCGCAAAGCTTTGCTTGCGCCTCGGCGAGATCGCGGACGAGACGTACGCCGAGCACGGGCGGAGGCAGATCGAGCCGGTCGGCCCGACCGCGATCGACAACCCGCTCGGCCTCGGCAAGGCCGTCGCCGTGCTCGACAGGCTCGTGCGTGGGACGGTGGACGTGGTCCTCGTGGGTGATCCCTCGGGCGAGCGGGCGCAGACGCTCGCCGCGGCCGTGTTCCGCCGCTACTTGCCGCATCGCAACGTGGTGTGGGTGGATCCGCGCCGCCCGGAGACGGCCGAGGCGGTGAAGGTGCTCGCCGAGGGCAAGGGCGCGCGGGGCGACGACACCGTGGCGTATGTTTGTCGGAATCGAACCTGCTCGGCGCCCGTGTCGGACGTGACGGCGCTCGAAGGGCTGCTCGACAGGAAGTAG
- a CDS encoding beta-ketoacyl-[acyl-carrier-protein] synthase family protein: MPRRVVVTGMGVVSPVGLDVPAFWESLLAGRSGVSYIRAFPTDKLRSDIAASVSDFDVLRYMSPKEAEVYGRVTHFSLGAAVEAVTMAALEKASSAERSRVGCLMSTGMGSVDIFEEQIARSNERGPRAVSPYFVPGVMPNGAAALISMRYGFMGPSYSLASACATGTHSIATSALLIEAGEADVMIAGGAEAATRMNTVAGFGNARALSKAFEGDPTRASRPFDKRRQGFVMGEGAGVLVLEEEEHAKRRGARPLAVVGGFGMTTDAEHLTRPHPEGLGLALALERAIQRAGIGPEAIDYINPHATSTPQGDMAEIVALRRVFGERLAAIPMSATKSMIGHLLGGAGAAETIAVVCSLRDQVLHPSINVDELDPDLGPLDVVRDRRPARLGWAAKCSAGFGGHNCALVLGKA; encoded by the coding sequence ATGCCCCGCCGCGTCGTCGTGACCGGAATGGGCGTCGTGAGCCCCGTCGGGCTCGACGTCCCGGCCTTCTGGGAGAGCCTGCTCGCCGGGCGCTCGGGCGTCTCGTACATCCGCGCGTTCCCGACCGACAAACTCCGCAGCGACATCGCCGCGAGCGTCAGCGATTTCGACGTTTTGCGGTACATGTCCCCCAAGGAGGCCGAGGTCTACGGCCGCGTGACCCATTTCAGCCTCGGCGCGGCCGTCGAGGCCGTGACCATGGCCGCGCTCGAAAAAGCGTCCTCCGCGGAGCGGTCGCGCGTCGGCTGCCTGATGTCGACGGGCATGGGATCGGTCGACATCTTCGAGGAGCAGATCGCGCGCAGCAACGAGCGCGGGCCCCGAGCGGTGTCGCCATATTTCGTGCCCGGCGTCATGCCGAACGGCGCCGCCGCGCTCATTTCGATGCGTTATGGCTTCATGGGCCCGTCCTACAGCCTGGCGAGCGCCTGCGCGACGGGCACGCATTCGATCGCGACGAGCGCGCTGCTCATCGAGGCCGGCGAGGCCGACGTGATGATCGCCGGCGGCGCGGAGGCGGCGACGCGTATGAACACCGTCGCGGGCTTCGGCAATGCCCGGGCGCTCTCCAAGGCGTTCGAGGGAGATCCGACGCGCGCGAGCCGGCCCTTCGACAAACGGCGCCAGGGGTTTGTCATGGGCGAAGGCGCGGGCGTGCTCGTCCTCGAAGAGGAAGAACACGCAAAGCGGCGCGGGGCCAGGCCGCTCGCGGTCGTGGGCGGCTTCGGCATGACCACGGACGCCGAGCACCTCACGCGCCCGCACCCCGAGGGGCTCGGCCTCGCGCTCGCGCTCGAACGCGCGATCCAGCGGGCCGGCATCGGCCCCGAGGCGATCGATTACATCAACCCGCACGCGACCTCGACGCCGCAAGGCGACATGGCCGAGATCGTCGCGCTGCGTCGGGTCTTCGGCGAGAGGCTCGCGGCGATCCCGATGTCGGCGACGAAATCGATGATCGGCCACCTGCTCGGCGGCGCGGGCGCGGCCGAGACGATCGCGGTCGTGTGTTCGCTGCGTGATCAGGTCCTGCACCCGTCGATCAACGTCGACGAGCTCGATCCGGATCTCGGCCCGCTCGACGTCGTGCGGGACAGGAGGCCGGCGCGGCTGGGCTGGGCGGCGAAGTGCTCGGCGGGGTTCGGCGGGCACAACTGCGCGCTCGTGCTCGGCAAGGCCTGA